The nucleotide window ACCCTTGTTATCCTTTctaatttgtaaattttcttctcttctctttGCTCTTTCCACCTTAGTATCTGCGACTACTCTTTCACGTTCTTTCCATTCCACAGCGGACTTCCTCTTTTGAGtttctttccttttcaaaGCTTTACGTAATAgtttttcattatctttcAGTTTAATACCTTCTGCTTGTAACATTGCCTTTTGCCATTTCtccttttcctttaatttGATCTGTTCTAgttcatctttattttcaattttggcCTTTTTagtttctaataatttaagGTGTGATTTAACGTCATTTTTGGAAGGTccctttttcttattattattattagcaTTTTTCCTTAGACGTTGTAAATCTGAAGTGACTCTATCACCATCGTCAAAAATAATGTTTTGAAACATTATATCTTTTGTAGAAATATCAGAATTCTTCTTACGTTTCTTTGACATATTTGTATTTTCCTCGATATCACTATCTTCATCAGCATCGCTATCATCTGAATCGctttccatttcttcttcttcctcctcttgcaactttctctttttcttattgtCCTCCTTACGTTTTCTCTGTGCTAGGATAGCTTCTCTTGAACTTGGAGCACCGCTAACATTAGTACCAGGTGCCTTTCTCTTCTGTTTTAGAGTTTGGATTTTTTgttgtaatttttcacgTAGTGCATCTAGTTTCTTTTGcttttcaatcttttcctGTTCATCTTCCAAGTTGGTCTTTTCTTTAGTTTCCAATTTTGGTTCATCCACGcttgattcttcttcatcttcttcctctgcatttgaaatttcatcacTTATTGGCATCTCATTCCcctcatcatcaaagaCAACTTTAATACTTTCCTCCTCTTCGTCTTCCTCCTCAagttcttcctctttttctgcagcatttttcttttgctgttggaatttcttaaatttttcaccagGTAAAACGACAGGGACAGCGTTGACTTCCCTCTTCTTCATGACATCCAAAGCACTCCCATTCAGCTCTTGGTCCTGTACTTCAGGATCCAATTTCTTGACTTTATCCAATTTAACTTGTTCCttagatttcttctttgcCTTCCATTGATCTTTTGTCTTTTCATCATAGTAATACTTGGCAGGAATCAAAGATAGCAACCCATCAAATGCACTAGAATTGGCTCGGAGTCTCTCCTCCAGAGAGTTATTACCGCTACCGCTACTCATATTGTTTCCACTAATTTACTTTACCTTGGGTGTCCTACAGAATGCAGATGAGTTGAGATGAGATGGCTTCATATATGGGCACTACTATAAACCTAGtacaaaaattttcataCGGCCGTGAGGAATGATTGCGTTACGTAAGCGAACACACAGACACACACAGTTTTGATATCATCGTTCATACCATTGGAAAATAGAATAAATTGGCCAAATTTTACAGAACCCATGAGTGACTCTTACCACATATGGGACCTCACCAGACAAGACTTTATGGAACTAACGAACCTTCTAATCTGGGGGAAGAGATGAATGAGCCCtaataaattgaagattcaaGCAAAAATTTCTCGCGCCGCTGACGTAAGCGGAGAAGGCGCGTATATAAAAACGAGaaatttctcttcttttccttcttctgctttattttcctcttttctTGATGGTTTGTatcaacaagaacaagaactGTAGTGAAAGTAGCACACTGTTGGAGACGGGTCTGCAAAGACTTGGAGATCCGTACCCAAGCAGCTAACAAGGTTcacaaataaattaatcaattaattaattataatGATGAGAAACATTTGCAAAATTTTACAGTTATCCCTGTCTGAATGGGTACCAAAGGTAACCACTCGCGTGTCGATAAGTTTCATTCTGATATTAATTTCCTCTTGCTTAATTATAGACTAATTAAAAGAAAACGCAAAGAAAAACAGTACataaatatcttttttatttacttGACCCTCTTACGTAAGCGAGGCAGCCGCCGAGAATAGAAAGACAGCAATACGAAATAAACCTCAACTGCACTGATCTACACTACCAACAACCACTGCAACCAATCACAAAACAAGCAATGTATTGGTCCTCTCAGCATGCTGCTCAACAAGATGAACTGCAATCAGGAATACCGACTCATATAAGGGCCCTCgttcatttgaaaaacgATTCATTGCCCCTACCGCCTTCCATAACGACGGTATCCCACGACGATAAGAACTCACATATAACTCTGCGTGAGAGGGAATTCCCTCTCGCATTATTGGATCCTGAACCTCTCGTCATCGACAACATCAACGAACTAACGCGAGGTGTCGACTGTTCCATGGTGACGTACGGACAGAGTGCCACCGGAAAGACCCACGTCCTATTTGATCAGGTACGAGGTATCATACCTCTATTCATAGAGCAACTATACATATATCTGGAGGCCCAATCAGATCTACAATATCAGATTGGACTATCTGTATGGGAAGCGGATTCCAAGGGGAAGATACGAGATCTATTGGTACCCTTAAATGATCCACAACAACagaaatcattgaaatgGGACTCAACTATTGGGGCGGTGAAGGGATTGAAAGAAGTATTTGTGAGTTCACGTTGTGAATTGCAGGATTATTTGAATGCTGCATGCGATTTGCAAAATTCAACGTTTCATACGTTTGTGAAGATTAGTCTGCAATTGGTCAATTGTCACGAGGATTCATTTAGGAAGTGTTGTATCGAGTTTGTGGATCTTTGCGCCCAGGAGGACGTGCTTCAATTGGTATGCAGTCTGGTTGCTGTATTGAGTAATGACAATGATAAGAAGATCGGTAAGGAGAAGTCACAATTTTGCAAATTGCTTTCAAATTCCATTGGTGGCAATCGAAAGACAACGTTCATATTAGCGTGCTCCACATTGGAACAGAATGAGAAAATCAGTTTGGAAACATTGGAATTTGGTCTAAAGGTGAGCCAAGTCGTCaatataattcaaagaaaagatgAACCTTTAAATTGCGATAATAAATTACAATTGTTAATGGATGATGATTCCTTGAAGGATGAAGTTTACTCTTTGCAAATTGATGTActggaaaatgaattgaataaattaagAGCAATACGGGATAATAGCACGACACCAAAAGCATTtgacaataataatgaatccATCGAGACTGTCAaggaacaaaataaaactcTACAAACTCAATTGGAGAATACAAGACAACTGTTAAATAATTCCACTTCCAATAAAGATcaatatgaagaaattgtgCAAACATTATTGGATAAATGCGAACTTATCGTGGAGGCAAATTCCATCTtggaaattcaagaaaatgaaaatgtaTTATTGCAAGAATTATTGCAAAATAGATCGTTGAATGAACAAGTACTAGAGGATTTAAATGTTAAATTGTtagaatatattcattcgcaagaaattgaattacaacaattattaaaatctaatactcaattgaagaaacaattggaaataGAATTAGCAAATGAGGATGctcaattggaaaagattaaagatttagaaaCTTCAGTGGATAAAATGTATATCGCAAGAAGATCAAGTAGTAGTGTTTCTTCATTGACAAATGAGGAATTGTTGCAGTTTAAAACACCACGAAATTCTTGGTTATTAACGTCACCAACTTCGATAAAGAATTTACCTGGACAACAATCAGAAACAAGCATAAATTCCAAGGATTCATTTCAAAAGTTCACAACCACCACTCAGGGTTTCCAATTAAACGTGGTTAAGACACCCAATAAGAGAAATgatatataatattattatatatttgatataatgaaagatCCACATTTGGAACCTATATATATTGCAAATATCAATAGCATCCATTTTAACGACTTGACACTATATCGTAACccatttgaaaataatatagtCAAATAGCACCTGAATGAGTTATTCCATAAGATCCACATAATTGTACACCAGCCCCAACCATATTTATTCGTTaccaaataatatattacaTTGGCAATCCATCTTACCATACCaataaagatatttaaAGTATTCAgcaattttgaaaaggttCTACTAAACTGCGATAGGCTACTCTCCAATTCATCAAGTTTATCAATGGTAGAACTCACTCGTTTTGAGataatttccaaatcatcattaattctttcattcCACAGGACAAAATCACCATTTAATGTTTCCGTTAACATGGTCCAATCGAAAAGTATTTGTTCTTTAACATTATAGAGCTCTGGCGCTAATTCATCTTTTATGGTTGGAATCAAAGTATCTTTAATAACTTCATTTATGTCCCGCACAATCTCTAAAGTATCCATCTTGGAATCTACTATATCTTGCGATAAAACTTGCAAATTCTCTTGTGTTGTAGCAAGCATGTTATTCAACTCAGCTTGATTTCCCTTGTGCACCATCATTGCTTGGGATGAATAACGATTCAGTTCGTCCCAAGTTGCCAGGTgttcatttttaaaattatcaattattaaACCTAGATTATTCATATCGAGCTCCAAACTAATGTCATTTATAATGTCCTTAAATGATACCACTTTATTCAAGATTTCTTGATCCTTAATTTCAAGCTCATTTTGCAATTCCATCTTACTGTCACTCATCATGGAATGTACATCCCTCTTGAATTTTTGGAAACTACCtctcaattcttctttacttaattcattattctcCAAAATATCATTCGAATATTCCTTGAAAATACTAGCCATATCCTTCAGATGATCATCAGTAGCATGTTCActtttcttaataatatcatcaaacTGCTTCGATAAATACCCATTCATATTACCAAACAGATCAGTGACGTTAAGAAACATTTGTAAGATCTGCTCCTTCTCGTATGGTAACGAATTCTCAAAACAGATACTAGGTAGTCTTTGATAATTCCCGCTGTATGTGGTCCACCATTGTGTCGAAGTTTCCATTTCCAACATGCAATCCATCAAAGACAtcatatcatcatcatcatcatcatcatcaccattaGAGTTGATACACACTTCAGGTATATGTGATAACCTAGAATTCTTAAATTCACAAAGAGAAAGTTTCACCGCTGTTTCCATTCTCAGTGTCTCATCAACGGATTCCGTACCACTAGTGAGGCATAATGGCAAAAATATTCGGAGTGATTCCCTAACGCAATTGGACTCTAGAAATGGGAAAGATTCCTTAAGGAGATTGTAATTGTTTAATATGTCTTCTGGTTCCTTTTCGTTAAGGTGCAACCTTTCCTCAAGTTGCGCTCcaagttgaagaagatcGGCTGAATGTGAAGTTTCAACCAAAAAACttacaagaagaaacacTCTAATAACGATCATTCCAGAAAAATATCCTACTCATTTTTACGAACTCTCTCATTGAGTTTGAGTTGAACTTACCTGCAAGTGTTACTTTTATAATCGCTGCGCACTTTTTAGGATGGGCATTGCTTTACAGACTTGAAAcatggaaaaaaaattgtgaCATTTCACATTTGAGAATGATATTATTTCGTCCATTcattataaaatatttacaagtATGTTTAcatcatttatttattaataatatcttttgCATGAATATTTCTTTCGATCGTTCATCATATCCCACATTTCCATGAATTACACGTCTCTTTCCGATATTTTCTTGGATTTGATTAATAACTTGCGATGTGAGTGTTAGGTTTGACCTCGCTATTAATAAGGACATCATGAAATAGTTCTGGTTTAATGCAAATGCGAGTaagaattttattattaattcattGGGAACTTCATCTCTACATAGTTCTTTCGTTAGACCATACAAAGTGGACAAATTGGCCGAATTGGTCATTTCATCAACGGAAAAGCTGTTTGTTTGAACAATAAATGAATCCATGGTAGATAATATAAGCTCTTTACAATTTCCTTCGCATTCTCGCATGATGCGTATCAAGCTTTCTACTTCATTAAAAGTTCGACATACTTGAATGATATACTTGAACATTAATGGATTCTTTGAGGATCGCAAAATGGGGAGAATATCTGAAAGgcataataatttattcagAAAGAATGAGTTAGACTTATCgtttttaaaaaatttgtcTAATAActggaaatattgaagaactGATTGATCCTCTGGAATTCTCTTATCCgcaacaattgaagaaattaaagtTTTAGACTCTGTCAATTTTTCTGCCTGCAGGAAGAAATCTAAAAGATATTGCCTTGTGATAGGATGGAAGCTATAGAGACAATTCTTAATGTTAAACCTCTCATTGATGGATTCAAGAAGTTTCATGAGGGATTTGGTCATCTCTTCAGTTATTGGGAAATTCCTTTCTTGAATTGCAATCATTATTCGTAGGAGGAGCGGATCTATCAGATTTAAATGATCGATGACAGAGTGAAGATGATGGTTAATGGATTTCACTATCAAAGTTAAACTTTCTATCTTATTGATACGACTATCTTGCAGTAGAAACTGATAAAGATCTTCATGAAATAAACCTTTGTTCTCCAGAACAATATTATTGATGCTtgcatatatatattcaatccccctttcttctttgagTGTTGTAAATAGTTGCTTCAATTCAGGATGGGAAAGTTCATTAAGGAAACATGGTTTTAGAAAGTCCTTTACGTCAGCCTCTTTGTTTATCCTAGTAAAGTGAACCGTTCTATGACCCGAATCTTTCAAAGCTCTATATTCTTCAAgccatttatttattcctCTCGAGGTGTTAAACGTAATACTGCCGTTAACCAATTTGGGTTTTGGCCAATTAGACCGTTTTGTAACAGTTGGTATTATAGCTTCCCCATTACATAAAGTTGGGTTATTTTCTGTAAAGCACAAGGTGAATTTTTCCAGTTTGGAAGGTTCATAGAATGGATGTAGAACATTAGAAGGTGCAATTGGTTCCCGATACTGTAGAATTGTATTGTTATTTTTGGATAATTTCGGCAGTTCTTTGGAAAGTGTTTCTACCGTTGAATACAATCTTAAATGTTGCATTCCGCATTACAGGTTCTTTGATAACCATACTGATCATCTAACCAAGTGAAATAAATTCATACtttgatttgattgatCCTCGAGACTCACCCATCGGACTGAAAAGCGGAAAATCTCGTTTGCAGTCGTACAACACGATGAAGTTACACGATGCTTCCTTTATAAGCTAGTTGAGGCTCGATATAGCTCAAGTTTGCACTAGCAGCCATGGATGATAATCTATCCATGTTACTCATTTCGTAACTTTCGACGTTAATCTTGTCTTTCTTGGAAGAGACTCTCGTTATGATGGAATTTGATCGGTTTCCTTCTTCCTCGCTGCCCATTCTTAATGATTCGTATTTCTGAATCGAGACTGTCCTTCTCAGGGACCATAATAGAGAGCAACATACAGCAATAAGGACCGTAGATGCAAACATGAGCCACCCTGGCCAACGGAGagccaatttgaaaagtaatAAGTCCACAAGGAAACAAAACAATGAGAAAAGAAATGCTAATAGTGACACACATGCCGTGAGTAGTATGAATGATGGGGAGGTTCCCATGCGAGAGAGCGTGATTATTAATGACATGGCCCAAAGAATTACTGTTAGGGTTAATGCGATTGGGTGAACTACCAGTAGTTTTGTAACAGAATATTTGGAAGAGGACGGTAGAAATAGGCTATGCCCCAAAATGGCGGGATCTGAAGAATCATATCCGATTTTGGTTCGAGTACATTGTGGTTCCATACCTGGTTCTGTTACACACCATCCAAAGACGCCATAACTGAGACCTTCATGTGACGAAAGAATTATACTATTCGTTATAGGTATGGAAATGACtggaaatatttggaaaacgACAATAACAGTCAGCAGAAAGGCCACTATAGAACGTATATTGAGCCAGCGCATCCCATTTGTGCTAAGGTGGTCTTCGATGCAGTGTTTCTTGAGAGGACACAAGCGATGAATATCTTATAATCACTACAGATTAGTAAATCTTTAATGTCTTGACATACGCGCCACTATTTTCAGGTTACATAAGCAGGCATTGTTCTAAATTTACAATAGTCATCTTTTGTAGAAAATAAGCATTTCTTTCCAGTCTAGCAAATCAAAATGTGTATTAGTAAAAGTATCTATACGATGTtgtaaagaaaatttgaaaaaagagTTTTAATTCTACTAAATGACTTATTGTTCGAAGAGAGTTGATTTCAGATTTTGttgaaaattattgaatagGGAAGAGTAAGTCTGGGATCTTAACTTACTCTTGTAATTAGTCACAgttatttccatttttcaaagctGTTTGACGCCTTTCTTATAAAGGAGTCTGTGAGGTTATTGCAAGACCACCATTTAGATTCTAGAATAGCAGAGCTACTACAAGTCCCAACAAAAAATACTTGGTATATACTGTTGAGACAACCGGGTCTTTTCAAACTGAACATTTGGTAAAAATCCAAACAAGGCATTAATCAAAGATAAGACGTTTAATGGGTCATGTCATTGAACAGTAAATCATACTCTTTTAAGTATCCTTTGGATTCCAACTGGGAAATGTTTTCTATCTTAACCATTCTTTCGTGG belongs to Naumovozyma castellii chromosome 3, complete genome and includes:
- the KAR5 gene encoding Kar5p (ancestral locus Anc_2.632); translated protein: MIVIRVFLLVSFLVETSHSADLLQLGAQLEERLHLNEKEPEDILNNYNLLKESFPFLESNCVRESLRIFLPLCLTSGTESVDETLRMETAVKLSLCEFKNSRLSHIPEVCINSNGDDDDDDDDMMSLMDCMLEMETSTQWWTTYSGNYQRLPSICFENSLPYEKEQILQMFLNVTDLFGNMNGYLSKQFDDIIKKSEHATDDHLKDMASIFKEYSNDILENNELSKEELRGSFQKFKRDVHSMMSDSKMELQNELEIKDQEILNKVVSFKDIINDISLELDMNNLGLIIDNFKNEHLATWDELNRYSSQAMMVHKGNQAELNNMLATTQENLQVLSQDIVDSKMDTLEIVRDINEVIKDTLIPTIKDELAPELYNVKEQILFDWTMLTETLNGDFVLWNERINDDLEIISKRVSSTIDKLDELESSLSQFSRTFSKLLNTLNIFIGMVRWIANVIYYLVTNKYGWGWCTIMWILWNNSFRCYLTILFSNGLRYSVKSLKWMLLIFAIYIGSKCGSFIISNI
- the RRP14 gene encoding ribosome biosynthesis protein RRP14 (ancestral locus Anc_2.636); translated protein: MSSGSGNNSLEERLRANSSAFDGLLSLIPAKYYYDEKTKDQWKAKKKSKEQVKLDKVKKLDPEVQDQELNGSALDVMKKREVNAVPVVLPGEKFKKFQQQKKNAAEKEEELEEEDEEEESIKVVFDDEGNEMPISDEISNAEEEDEEESSVDEPKLETKEKTNLEDEQEKIEKQKKLDALREKLQQKIQTLKQKRKAPGTNVSGAPSSREAILAQRKRKEDNKKKRKLQEEEEEEMESDSDDSDADEDSDIEENTNMSKKRKKNSDISTKDIMFQNIIFDDGDRVTSDLQRLRKNANNNNKKKGPSKNDVKSHLKLLETKKAKIENKDELEQIKLKEKEKWQKAMLQAEGIKLKDNEKLLRKALKRKETQKRKSAVEWKERERVVADTKVERAKRREENLQIRKDNKGKKRNKQQKMKRKYTGTVGPKKKRAGFEGRLKSGKKS
- the RIM9 gene encoding Rim9p (ancestral locus Anc_2.630), with the translated sequence MRWLNIRSIVAFLLTVIVVFQIFPVISIPITNSIILSSHEGLSYGVFGWCVTEPGMEPQCTRTKIGYDSSDPAILGHSLFLPSSSKYSVTKLLVVHPIALTLTVILWAMSLIITLSRMGTSPSFILLTACVSLLAFLFSLFCFLVDLLLFKLALRWPGWLMFASTVLIAVCCSLLWSLRRTVSIQKYESLRMGSEEEGNRSNSIITRVSSKKDKINVESYEMSNMDRLSSMAASANLSYIEPQLAYKGSIV
- the AEP1 gene encoding Aep1p (ancestral locus Anc_2.631); protein product: MQHLRLYSTVETLSKELPKLSKNNNTILQYREPIAPSNVLHPFYEPSKLEKFTLCFTENNPTLCNGEAIIPTVTKRSNWPKPKLVNGSITFNTSRGINKWLEEYRALKDSGHRTVHFTRINKEADVKDFLKPCFLNELSHPELKQLFTTLKEERGIEYIYASINNIVLENKGLFHEDLYQFLLQDSRINKIESLTLIVKSINHHLHSVIDHLNLIDPLLLRIMIAIQERNFPITEEMTKSLMKLLESINERFNIKNCLYSFHPITRQYLLDFFLQAEKLTESKTLISSIVADKRIPEDQSVLQYFQLLDKFFKNDKSNSFFLNKLLCLSDILPILRSSKNPLMFKYIIQVCRTFNEVESLIRIMRECEGNCKELILSTMDSFIVQTNSFSVDEMTNSANLSTLYGLTKELCRDEVPNELIIKFLLAFALNQNYFMMSLLIARSNLTLTSQVINQIQENIGKRRVIHGNVGYDERSKEIFMQKILLINK
- the NCAS0C05200 gene encoding uncharacterized protein (ancestral locus Anc_2.633), whose translation is MYWSSQHAAQQDELQSGIPTHIRALVHLKNDSLPLPPSITTVSHDDKNSHITLREREFPLALLDPEPLVIDNINELTRGVDCSMVTYGQSATGKTHVLFDQVRGIIPLFIEQLYIYLEAQSDLQYQIGLSVWEADSKGKIRDLLVPLNDPQQQKSLKWDSTIGAVKGLKEVFVSSRCELQDYLNAACDLQNSTFHTFVKISLQLVNCHEDSFRKCCIEFVDLCAQEDVLQLVCSLVAVLSNDNDKKIGKEKSQFCKLLSNSIGGNRKTTFILACSTLEQNEKISLETLEFGLKVSQVVNIIQRKDEPLNCDNKLQLLMDDDSLKDEVYSLQIDVLENELNKLRAIRDNSTTPKAFDNNNESIETVKEQNKTLQTQLENTRQLLNNSTSNKDQYEEIVQTLLDKCELIVEANSILEIQENENVLLQELLQNRSLNEQVLEDLNVKLLEYIHSQEIELQQLLKSNTQLKKQLEIELANEDAQLEKIKDLETSVDKMYIARRSSSSVSSLTNEELLQFKTPRNSWLLTSPTSIKNLPGQQSETSINSKDSFQKFTTTTQGFQLNVVKTPNKRNDI